In Streptomyces sp. 840.1, the DNA window GGCCGGCCGGGTGATCGGCGCGGGCCGGGCCCCCGAACGGCTGAGGCTGCTGGAAGCCATCGGAGCCGACGAGACGGTGAGCCTGACCGGCGACGACGAGACCGTGGCCGAGCGGCTCGGGCAGGCGGCAGCGGACGTCGACGTGGTCATCGACTACCTCTGGGGCCACGTCACCCAGCAGGCCATGCCCGCACTGCTGACGGCCCGTGCCGACCGCGCGAAGCCGCTGACCTGGATCCAGATCGGTTCCATGGCCGGGCAGCACATCGACCTGCCCTCGTCCCTGCTGCGCGCGGCGAACCTGAACGTCATCGGCAGCGGCCAGGGCTCGGTGACCACCGACGGTATCGTCGCCGAGCTGCCGTCCCTGGCCGAGCGGATCGTTTCCGGAGCCCTGGCCGTGGACCCGCTGCTCATCCCGCTGAGCCAGGTGGAGGAGGCGTGGAACACGCAGACCTCCCCCGGCCAGCGCATTGTCCTGACGCCCTGACGTGCCGCCGCGGATGCCAGGACGACACGGTACGAACGTTGCATAATTCAGCACCGGAAGCTCACGACACCCACCACGAAGGAGTCCCCGTGGCTTTGACCCGTGAAGAGCGCGAGCAGTTTCTGGCGGAGCCGCACGTCGCGGCACTGGCCGTGCACGCCACCGAGCCGGACCGGTCACCGCTGACGGTCCCGATCTGGTACCAGTACCGGCCGGGCGGCGACATCTGGATCATGACGGGGCTCAACTCCCGCAAGGGCAAGGCGATCGCGGAGGCGGGCCGGTTCTGCCTGATGGTCGACCGCGTCTCACCGACCGTGCGCTACGTCTCGGTCGAGGGTCCCGTCGTCTCGACCGTCCCGGCCACCCGCGAACAGCTGGTCGAGATGTCGTCGCGCTACCTCCCCGCAGAGAAGGTCGAGGGTTACGTCGACTTCGCCTGGAAGGAGCACGGCGAGCAGGTGGCCGTCCACATGAGGCCGCAGCGCTGGCTCGGCACGGACCTCGGAGCGGTCTGAGAAGAGCGGGCCCGCCGGGCCGCACGCTCCGGGCCCGGCGCCCGCACCGCGTTCGCCGCCCCTGCCGACGGCCCCCGTACCGGGCCGGGGCTCAGCCGGACGGTTCGTCGGGCACGGGGTGCTCGGGATGAGGGTGATGACCGGCGTGCGGAGCGCCTCGTCGGCCGGTGCCCGCCTCGTCGGTATCGGGGATCTCCAGGTCGGGCCGCTCGCCGGCCGTCCGCCGCTTGGCACCGCCGACCACGTCCAGGGGGTCCTCGTCGGCCCTGGCCTGCTGATCGGGCGGGTCGCGGGGTATCGGGGCCGCGCTGCTCCCCTGGTCTTTCGGGTGACCGTCGTTCACGGTGTGCTCACTTCCTCCCGTAGGCGTCCACCGGTGCGGGTACCCGGGTGACCGGCGACGATGCATGGCAGCCTCGGCACCGGACGTCTTCGGCCAGCGCCCGGACCCGGCGACGCACGGCCCGCTCCGGGTGGGCACTCCATTCGTCCCACAGGAGCGGGCATCACGCTCACCGAGGACGCGGGAGCGGGAAGCGGAGCGGCCGTTCTCCGCGCGGTCGCGAGCCCTCCGGCGCCGCCGGGCAGCGGCGGGCGGAACCCGGACCGCAATGGCGGGCCCGCAGGTTCCTGGTGGACCCTTCCGAACCCTCCTCAACCGCGTTGCTCAGGTGCTGATTTGCAGCATCACGAAGGACGGTACGGAGCACGGCACGGGCCATCCACGGAAGGGCAGCACATGGGCGCGGACGTCGCGGCCGGCATGCTGATCACGTGGGCGGCGGGCAAGGCCAGGCGGGCGCTCGTCGCGACCTTCTTCGGCATACGGGCGATGATCCCGCCTTCCGGCAGCGGCGAAGAGGCACCGGGCCCCTCCGCGCTGGCCGGCACCTGGAAGGCCTCCGGGTCCGCCGACCCCATGGTCTTCGGCCAGGACGGCACCTGCTCGGGCTTCTGCTGCGACATCGGCGCCCCGCTCGACATCGGCGGCCCGATGACCGGCTCCATCTCCAGCACCACGGGACGAGGACGGCCGCTACGCGTTCGTCGTGACGCAGAGCCCGAACACGGCGACCTACCGGGTCGACTCCGCAACGATGCCCGCGCCGTCGTCCAGTCGTCCACGGGACAGAAGACCTACGAGATGAGCCGCTTCTGACGACCGGCTCCCGGGGACGGAGCGCCTGTGCGCACCACCCGGTGACAGACGTTCCGCAATGTGAACGGCTTGGCCCGGGGCGCCGGACGACGGACTAGTGTGGTCCGTGCAGCTGGTTCGCCCTGTCCGCCAGACAGGCGCGTCGCAAGAGGGAACCCGGTGGAATTCCGGGACTGCCCCGCAGCGGTGAGTGGGAACGACCGCCGTCATACGCACTGGGTCCGGTTGGATCTGGGAAGCGACGGCCAGTAGGTGTCCGCCTCGGCGGATGTGCCCGCGAGTCCGAAGACCTGCCCGTTGCCCGCACGCGAACCCTCGCGTGCGGCTGTTCCGGTGACCTCGTGGGCGGGTCGGCGTATATATCGGACAGCACACACGGCACATCGCCGGTGCGCTTCGTCCGGTTCGTCATCCCTTCGCGTCCGCGTCCCGTCCCCGGGATGTTCAGGAGTCATCTCGCGAAGGAGATTTCCGTGACAGCCAAGCCCGCAGCCGCGGCAGCACGAGCCACCGTGTACGGCTACCCCCGCCAGGGCCCGGACCGGGAACTGAAGAAGGCCGTCGAGGGCTACTGGAAGGGCCGTGTCGCCGCCGGCGCCCTCCGGGAGACCGCGGCCGGCCTGCGCCGCGCCAACTGGACGCGGCTGGCTGACGCCGGCGTCCACGAGGTGCCCACCGGCGACTTCTCGTACTACGACCACGTCCTGGACACCAGCGTCATGGTCGGCGCGATCCCCGAGCGCCACCGAGCGGCCGTCGATGCCGACGCGCTGGGCGGCTACTTCGCGATGGCCCGCGGCACCCAGGACGTGGCGCCGCTGGAAATGACCAAGTGGTTCGACACCAACTACCACTACCTCGTCCCCGAACTCGGCCCGGACACCGTGTTCAGCGCCGATTCCGCCAAGCAGGTAACGGAGTTGGGGGAGGCCATCGCGCTCGGCCTCACCGCCCGGCCGGTGCTCGTCGGCCCCGTCACCTATCTCCTGCTGGCCAAGCCGGCCCCTGGGGTGCCGGACGGCTTCGAGCCGCTCACCCTGCTCGACCGGCTGCTTCCGGTCTACGCGGAGGTACTCGCCGATCTGCGTGCCGCCGGCGCGGAGTGGGTGCAACTGGACGAACCCGCGCTCGTCCAGGACCGCTCCCCCGCCGAGCTGAACGCGGTGGCCCGCGCCTGCCGTGAGCTCGGCAGCCTCACCGACCGCCCCAAGCTGCTCGTCGCCTCCTACTTCGACCGGCTCGGTGAGGCCCTGCCCGTTCTGGCTAAGGCCCCGGTGGAGGGTCTGGCCCTGGACTTCACCGGCGCGGCGGCCGCCAACCTCGGCGACCTCGCCGCCGCGGGCGGACTGCCGGGCAAGCGGCTCGTCGCCGGCGTCGTCAACGGCCGCAATATCTGGATCAACGACTACGAGAAGTCCCTCTCCACCCTCGCCACCCTCCTGGGCCTGGCCGACAGTGTCGACGTGGCCGCGTCCTGCTCCCTGCTGCACGTCCCGCTCGACACGGCGCCCGAGAAGGACATCGACCCCCGGATCCTGCGCTGGCTCGCCTTCGCCGGGCAGAAGACCGCCGAGGTCGTCACGCTGGCCAGGGCACTGACCCGGGGCACCGGGGCCGTCACCACCGAGATCGCCGCCAACCGCGCCGCCCTCGCCTCCCGCCGGGACTCCCCCATCACCCGTGACCCCGCCGTACGGGCCAGGACCGCGGCCGTCACCGACGCGGACGGGCGGCGCTCCCAGCCGTACGCTGAGCGGACCGCCGCCCAGCGCGCCCACCTCGGGCTGCCCCTGCTGCCCACGACGACCATCGGCTCCTTCCCGCAGACGGACGAACTGCGCACCGCACGGGCCGATCTGCGCGCCGGCCGCATCGACACCGCCGGCTACGAGGAGCGGATCAGGGCCGAGATCCGGGAGGTCATCTCCTTCCAGGAGAAGACCGGCATCGACGTCCTGGTGCACGGCGAGCCCGAACGCAACGACATGGTGCAGTACTTCGCCGAACAGCTCACCGGCTACCTCGCCACCCGGCACGGCTGGGTCCAGTCCTACGGCACCCGCTACGTCCGCCCACCGGTCCTGGCGGGCGACATCTCCCGCCCCGAGCCGATGACGGTGCGCTGGACGACGTACGCCCAGTCCCTCACCGCCCGCCCCGTCAAGGGCATGCTCACCGGCCCGGTCACCATGCTCGCCTGGTCCTTCGTCCGCG includes these proteins:
- a CDS encoding zinc-binding alcohol dehydrogenase family protein; its protein translation is MHAAVVRSFGSPPRFESFPTPRANGEHEVLVDVLAAGLHPRVRSAANGSHYTSDGTLPLIPGFDAVGRTEEGELLYFVATDTAPGTMAEKAVADRRRAIALPPGTDPADVAAAMNPGMSSWVALRSRISFRPGSSVLVLGATGNAGQLAVQIAGHLGAGRVIGAGRAPERLRLLEAIGADETVSLTGDDETVAERLGQAAADVDVVIDYLWGHVTQQAMPALLTARADRAKPLTWIQIGSMAGQHIDLPSSLLRAANLNVIGSGQGSVTTDGIVAELPSLAERIVSGALAVDPLLIPLSQVEEAWNTQTSPGQRIVLTP
- a CDS encoding pyridoxamine 5'-phosphate oxidase family protein → MALTREEREQFLAEPHVAALAVHATEPDRSPLTVPIWYQYRPGGDIWIMTGLNSRKGKAIAEAGRFCLMVDRVSPTVRYVSVEGPVVSTVPATREQLVEMSSRYLPAEKVEGYVDFAWKEHGEQVAVHMRPQRWLGTDLGAV
- the metE gene encoding 5-methyltetrahydropteroyltriglutamate--homocysteine S-methyltransferase, with protein sequence MTAKPAAAAARATVYGYPRQGPDRELKKAVEGYWKGRVAAGALRETAAGLRRANWTRLADAGVHEVPTGDFSYYDHVLDTSVMVGAIPERHRAAVDADALGGYFAMARGTQDVAPLEMTKWFDTNYHYLVPELGPDTVFSADSAKQVTELGEAIALGLTARPVLVGPVTYLLLAKPAPGVPDGFEPLTLLDRLLPVYAEVLADLRAAGAEWVQLDEPALVQDRSPAELNAVARACRELGSLTDRPKLLVASYFDRLGEALPVLAKAPVEGLALDFTGAAAANLGDLAAAGGLPGKRLVAGVVNGRNIWINDYEKSLSTLATLLGLADSVDVAASCSLLHVPLDTAPEKDIDPRILRWLAFAGQKTAEVVTLARALTRGTGAVTTEIAANRAALASRRDSPITRDPAVRARTAAVTDADGRRSQPYAERTAAQRAHLGLPLLPTTTIGSFPQTDELRTARADLRAGRIDTAGYEERIRAEIREVISFQEKTGIDVLVHGEPERNDMVQYFAEQLTGYLATRHGWVQSYGTRYVRPPVLAGDISRPEPMTVRWTTYAQSLTARPVKGMLTGPVTMLAWSFVRDDQPLADTARQVALALRDEVNDLEAGGTSVIQVDEPALRETLPLRTADRAAYLDWATESFRLTTGGARPDTQIHTHMCYAEFGDIVQAIDDLDADVISLEAARSHMQIARELARHGYPREAGPGVYDIHSPRIPSTDEAAALLRTGLEAIPAERLWVNPDCGLKTRGWTETRASLENLVTAARTVRDELPAT